From the Acidimicrobiia bacterium genome, the window GGGGTGTCGAAGGCGACGGTCCAGCCTCGGTCGTCGCATATGAGCCGCGCCGGTACGGCCGGGGTCCGGTACCGCACCTTGACCTCGACCGCAGGGTCTCGGGGCGCCGCACCCGACGTGAACGACACCTCGTCGAGGCGGCAGCCCGTCACCAGCAGGTCCTCCTTGCGCCCGATGACGACCGTTCGTGTCTGCGGGCGGATGTCGACCACATACCGCGGCTCGGCGAAGGAGGAGCCGAGCCCGCGCCGCTGGCCGATGGTGTAGTCGACGGTGCCGCCGTGGGAACCCACGAGGGCGCCTTCGGTGTCGACGATGTCACCCGGGGCGGCAACTTCGGGATGGCGCCGGCGCAGGAACGATCGGTAGTCGCCGCGCCCGACGAAGCACAGGTCCTGGCTGTCCGGCTTGGTGGCGGTGCGCAGGCCGAGCCGCACGGCGTGCGCTCGCACGTCGTCCTTCGACATCTCCCCGATCGGCAAGTGGACGCGGCCCAGCTCGGCCTGCCCGAGCATGTGGAGGACGTACGACTGGTCCTTCGCACGGTCGACAGCCTCGAGGAGCCGATGACGGCGGCCCCGGCGGATGCGGGCGTGGTGGCCGGTCACGAGCACGTCACAGCCGAGCTCCGCCGTCCTGTCGAGGAGGGCCTTGAAGCGAACTCTCCGGTTGCACTCGATGCAGGGGTTCGGGGTGCGCCCCGACGCGTAGTCCGCACCGAACCGGTCGACCACCTGCTCCGTGAACTCGTCGACGTAGTCCAGCACGTAGTACGGGACGTCGAGCTGGGCGGCGACCCGCCTGGCGTCCTCGGCATCGCCGACCGTGCAGCATCCGGCGGTCGGCAGCTCACCGTCGAGGCCTTCCCACTGCTTGAGCGTCACGCCGACCACGTCGTGGCCCGCTTCGAGGATGAGGGCGGCGGCGACGGACGAGTCGACGCCTCCCGACATGGCGACGAGTGCTCTCATCGCAGCTTCCCGAGCGTTGCGATGACCTGCTCGGCGGCGATGTCCCCGTCCTCCTGGTCGTTCGTCCACCCGAACGTGAATCGGAGACACTCCCGTGCCTCGTGCTCCGTCATCCCCATGGCGGCCAGCACGTGCGACATCTCGATCGCCCCCGATTGGCAGGCCGAGCCTGCGGCGGCGGCGACGCCCTCCTGGTCGAGGCGAATGAGAAGCGTCTCGGACGACACCCCCGGGATCCGCACGTGGGAGTGCTGGACGAGGCGGTGGTCGGCGGGGACGCTGACGACCAGCCCGGGCACGTCGCGCAACAGTCGTTCCTCGAATCGACCCCGCGCTTCGCCGATCCTCTTCGTGAACGCCTCCCTGTCGGCGACCGTTGCCTCCATGGCGGCGACCATGCCGACGATCCCTGCGACGTTGTGGGTACCGGATCGCCTCCCGAGCTCTTGGCCGCCTCCGTGGATGACCGGCTCCAGCTCGACTCCGTCGCGTACGTATAGGAGCCCGACGCCTTTTGGTCCTCCGAACTTGTGAGCCGCCAGGGCGATGAGGTCGGCGCCCGTCGACCCGACGGTGACGTCTCGCGAGATGAAGGCCTGGACGGCGTCGGTGTGGACGACGACGTCGGGGTTGGCGGCCCGCACCGCCGCCGCCACTTCGGCGACGGGCTGGATGGCGCCGGTCTCGTTGTTCGCAGCCATCACGGACACGACGGCCGTGTCGCCGTCCACCGCCGAGGCCACCTCCCCGGGTGACACGAGGCACGATCCGTCGACTCCGACGACGACGGCTCGGCAGCCGAGGCGCTGCAAGAAGTGGGTCGTCTCGAGCACCGCCTCGTGCTCGATCGCCGTCGTCACCACCCCGCCGCTCCTGCCACGGGCGAGTGCAGCGCCGGCAACTGCGAGATTGTCCGCCTCGGTTCCCCCTCCCGTGAAGACGATCTCGAGCGGGCGGGCGGCCCCGAGCAGCTCCGCCGCCCGCTCCCGGGCCTCCTCCATGGCGTTCTTGGCGCGCCGCGACACTGCGTGGATCCCGGACGGGTTCCCGAACGACTCGCCGAGGAACGGCGCCATCGCCTCGCGAACCTCGGGACGGACCGTCGTCGTGGCGGCGTGGTCGAGGTAGAGCATCGTCGAGCATTGTCGCACCTGCCGGGCGGGTGCGAGGTGGTCGAGGACGC encodes:
- the mnmA gene encoding tRNA 2-thiouridine(34) synthase MnmA, with product MRALVAMSGGVDSSVAAALILEAGHDVVGVTLKQWEGLDGELPTAGCCTVGDAEDARRVAAQLDVPYYVLDYVDEFTEQVVDRFGADYASGRTPNPCIECNRRVRFKALLDRTAELGCDVLVTGHHARIRRGRRHRLLEAVDRAKDQSYVLHMLGQAELGRVHLPIGEMSKDDVRAHAVRLGLRTATKPDSQDLCFVGRGDYRSFLRRRHPEVAAPGDIVDTEGALVGSHGGTVDYTIGQRRGLGSSFAEPRYVVDIRPQTRTVVIGRKEDLLVTGCRLDEVSFTSGAAPRDPAVEVKVRYRTPAVPARLICDDRGWTVAFDTPQPGVAPGQAAVVYRGEEVLGGGTIVESVR
- a CDS encoding cysteine desulfurase family protein, with the protein product MLYLDHAATTTVRPEVREAMAPFLGESFGNPSGIHAVSRRAKNAMEEARERAAELLGAARPLEIVFTGGGTEADNLAVAGAALARGRSGGVVTTAIEHEAVLETTHFLQRLGCRAVVVGVDGSCLVSPGEVASAVDGDTAVVSVMAANNETGAIQPVAEVAAAVRAANPDVVVHTDAVQAFISRDVTVGSTGADLIALAAHKFGGPKGVGLLYVRDGVELEPVIHGGGQELGRRSGTHNVAGIVGMVAAMEATVADREAFTKRIGEARGRFEERLLRDVPGLVVSVPADHRLVQHSHVRIPGVSSETLLIRLDQEGVAAAAGSACQSGAIEMSHVLAAMGMTEHEARECLRFTFGWTNDQEDGDIAAEQVIATLGKLR